A single region of the Halichondria panicea chromosome 10, odHalPani1.1, whole genome shotgun sequence genome encodes:
- the LOC135342635 gene encoding trichohyalin-like, whose protein sequence is MKTAVTVSVAIGIFTILLAGVVYWITSSHYQDIMKGYQEILREKDINHWEIVNRRETHSLNSAEQCKKQFEYCTAFITACEDQLKSLLNTDVQSVKMREKSHREILAIVQTQAEIKSQPNPSLCLHYNQLLQNELSACNTSQVGLRLKTRQHKEREKKLKNLMYSTQEQFKQCESDKEQYVSYSYTHWATALSVIIVATVCIVATKSRGVLSNQQLANSMQNQQTENKKVEELTALSREKEKLSESLADQQETSKMEADQLRDELAATKTELATACTDLQKEGEARMKLEESLSEKKKQITKLSDEKETLKKQHKNALKLDAELARQLEQQQQKMAAQISQLEEAKLRLVNEIKNLKKELQDSHCCAVNKDKEIWDQKQSKEALEKHVKYLDTKIERQHKENRQNKEKNESMRTHVTTQDKRISKQNQQLLRSQDEIKQKDEQITKLQLELLKKLDALKKMEKEMETSQEKHIAFTKDFAEFEAAVLQKDIQLESEIDRRRRMLREKSCLEDKVKKLERKMGQKSSKTSHKMPREEIDIEQIRLDLHHEFEVDYNRSETRTHGQLTLLTEQVGQLKADKREQSIELTKLQTQIKTLQELLNQGHAREKREKREETQERTYRVKLDLSLHPNYTQ, encoded by the coding sequence ATGAAGACAGCAGTTACAGTGAGCGTGGCGATAGGAATATTTACTATCCTGCTGGCTGGTGTGGTGTACTGGATTACAAGCAGCCATTATCAAGACATTATGAAAGGATACCAGGAGATCTTGAGAGAGAAGGATATCAACCACTGGGAGATTGTCAACAGAAGAGAGACTCACAGCTTAAACAGTGCCGAACAGTGCAAGAAACAGTTTGAATATTGTACAGCTTTTATTACGGCGTGCGAAGATCAACTGAAGAGTCTACTGAACACCGATGTACAAAGCGTTAAAATGAGAGAGAAGTCTCATAGAGAAATATTGGCAATTGTCCAGACTCAAGCAGAGATAAAAAGTCAGCCTAATCCAAGCCTGTGTCTACACTACAACCAGCTACTGCAGAATGAGCTGAGTGCTTGTAATACCAGCCAGGTTGGACTCAGATTGAAAACCAGGCAACATAAAGAGAGGGAAAAGAAACTTAAGAATCTGATGTATTCTACTCAAGAACAATTCAAGCAATGTGAGTCTGACAAAGAACAGTACGTCAGCTACAGTTATACACACTGGGCCACGGCTCTATCAGTGATCATAGTGGCTACAGTCTGCATTGTAGCAACTAAAAGCAGAGGTGTGCTTAGCAACCAACAACTTGCAAACAGCATGCAAAATCAGCAAACTGAGAACAAGAAAGTAGAAGAGTTAACTGCTCTATCTAGAGAGAAAGAAAAGTTGTCAGAGAGTTTAGCTGACCAGCAAGAGACGAGCAAAATGGAAGCAGACCAACTGAGAGATGAACTAGCAGCAACTAAGACAGAGTTAGCTACAGCATGCACTGATCTACAAAAAGAAGGAGAAGCAAGAATGAAACTAGAGGAAAGTTTGAGTGAAAAAAAGAAACAAATCACAAAACTTTCCGATGAAAAAGAAACATTGAAAAAACAACACAAAAATGCGCTTAAATTGGACGCAGAGCTGGCAAGACAACTTGAGCAGCAACAGCAAAAAATGGCAGCCCAGATAAGCCAGCTGGAAGAGGCCAAGTTAAGACTCGTCAATGAAATCAAGAATCTAAAGAAAGAATTGCAGGACAGTCACTGTTGTGCCGTGAACAAAGACAAGGAAATATGGGATCAAAAACAAAGCAAAGaagctctggaaaagcacgtGAAATATCTGGATACAAAAATCGAAAGACAACACAAAGAAAATCGTCAAAACAAGGAAAAAAATGAAAGCATGCGAACACACGTGACAACTCAAGACAAAAGAATTTCGAAACAAAATCAACAACTTCTCAGGAGCCAGGACGAAATAAAGCAAAAAGACGAACAAATTACGAAGTTACAACTAGAACTGTTGAAAAAATTAGACGCTCTAAAGAAAATGGAAAAAGAAATGGAAACCTCCCAAGAGAAGCACATCGCGTTTACAAAAGATTTTGCCGAATTTGAAGCAGCTGTACTCCAAAAAGACATTCAACTAGAAAGCGAGATAGACAGAAGACGACGAATGCTTAGGGAAAAGTCGTGCTTGGAAGACAAAGTCAAGAAGCTCGAGAGAAAGATGGGTCAAAAGTCGAGCAAAACATCCCATAAGATGCCTAGAGAAGAGATAGATATTGAACAGATACGGCTTGATCTTCATCACGAGTTTGAGGTCGATTACAATCGCTCTGAGACCCGAACCCATGGTCAGCTGACATTATTGACAGAGCAAGTCGGCCAGCTGAAAGCAGACAAGCGAGAGCAAAGCATCGAGCTGACAAAGCTACAGACCCAGATCAAGACACTCCAAGAGTTGCTCAACCAAGGCCACGCACGAGAGAAGAGAGAAAAGAGGGAGGAGACTCAAGAGAGGACCTACAGAGTAAAGCTCGACCTTTCACTTCATCCCAATTACACACAATAA
- the LOC135342810 gene encoding alpha-protein kinase vwkA-like, producing MAVVNFEPQHFAEGRFRYAYKGHYTAPPHKAGKPCVVKKMKESYTWKHTDWSETLQILETSKQLAVGFNKYSETKYPVKFVDVEVSPVTQIRDKTAYKLQEYLTVEDYIPGDYMKWCNNYGFIDTRDVLMPAFAHWSWAHTKGEKMIADLQGVRNDTGYIPPYVLPSGSYILTDPCLLSNTYGGKYGSTDTGIEGIAMFFLNHTCTDFCINLRKPSLANIPKHMLDKALGIKSSIGTSTAYSHEITFPKDIRNTLITLFKRIANTATV from the coding sequence ATGGCAGTAGTTAATTTTGAGCCCCAGCACTTCGCTGAGGGCCGGTTCAGATATGCCTACAAAGGACACTATACTGCTCCACCACACAAGGCAGGGAAGCCCTGTGTTGTAAAGAAGATGAAAGAGAGCTACACTTGGAAACATACTGATTGGAGCGAAACTCTGCAGATACTGGAGACATCAAAACAGCTGGCTGTTGGTTTCAACAAATACTCTGAAACAAAATATCCAGTGAAATTTGTGGATGTGGAAGTGTCTCCAGTCACACAAATCAGAGATAAAACAGCATATAAACTACAAGAATACCTCACAGTGGAAGACTACATCCCAGGAGACTACATGAAGTGGTGCAATAACTACGGGTTCATTGATACTAGAGATGTATTGATGCCAGCGTTTGCCCATTGGTCCTGGGCACACACCAAGGGAGAAAAAATGATCGCAGACCTTCAAGGAGTGAGAAACGACACTGGCTACATACCTCCCTACGTACTTCCCAGCGGTTCCTACATCCTAACCGACCCTTGTCTACTCTCAAACACGTATGGAGGCAAATACGGGAGCACAGACACTGGAATCGAGGGCATAGCAATGTTCTTCCTGAACCACACCTGCACTGATTTCTGCATAAACCTCCGTAAGCCAAGCTTGGCTAATATACCAAAGCACATGCTTGACAAAGCTCTGGGGATCAAATCGAGTATCGGAACATCAACTGCATATTCACATGAGATAACTTTCCCGAAGGATATTCGTAACACTCTGATCACACTGTTCAAGCGAATAGCAAACACAGCCACTGTCTAA